Below is a window of Camelina sativa cultivar DH55 chromosome 11, Cs, whole genome shotgun sequence DNA.
CTACTTTAGGGATCCCATATCTAGGGAAAAGGATGTTTTTGAACATCTTTACTACGACCTTGTGATCATTTGTAGGACTTGCGATGGATTCAATCCACTTGGAGACATAATGAACCACCACTAGGATGTACGTGTTACCGTTCAACGGTGGGTTCAATTGCCCCATGAAGTTAATTCCCTAAACATCAAAAACCTCAACCTCGAGAATGGGTTGTTGAGGGATTGATGTCTCTCTACTTTACACCTTCTTAGACATTTTTTTAGGCATTTTTTGCATTGTTTGGAGTCTATCTTTAGCAGttttaggtccttaaccttAGATAGTTGCATTTAGGTTTTTTAGGATGTTGCATTGCTGCATTATTGCATTTTAGATGAAAACGAATGATTTGGAGCAAAAAAAGAGCAAGAATGAGAAGTCACCCGAGAATATACCCGAAGGTGTGATCGTGCAGAAGAACAATCCGAAGTCTCAACCCAAACTAGTGGATCTAAGCACAAGAACAACCAACCGAAGTCTAACCCGAGGAGGTGCTCGACCCTAGCCTCGTGTAGATGCCTCGGATGACAGTTGGTGCGGCTAGGTCAAGtggtttctatatataaaccctCTCTTATTTTCGAGACCCACAACCCTGGACAGTGAGCGAGAGCCACCGAAAGACCTTGTTGAGCCGAGTTTTACATTTCTAAAAGCTTTGTTAGGATTTCTTATTTTCTGCTTTGCAATATTTTACTTAGATTTTTTATTACATTCTAGTTCTTTTCAATACATAGTTTACTTTCATTTTTCATCATATTTGTTATGCAATTCCTGTTCGTTTCTTTTAATATGTCGATTGCagtgagatctgagtagtgaactaAAGTTTCAAGGGATGTGTCAGGCTAGAAAGTGTTCTTAATCgattaggatgttttagattgtttgATTTATGAAATTTCCCATTTAGATTAGTGGTCTTAATGCTAGTTTCAAACCAAGACGTTGGGATTAGATTTTAGGCATTTCCACACCGAGAACTCGATGAAACGCCTGAATTAGCTAATGccagagatttactcacttagcctaagagattagatgtgtaaggagtttattgacaataatggatTAGATATTAGTGTCTCCTTGGTCATGttgtgattaaggttgattgttccTACCACGAGTTTGGATTAGCAAGGTTTAGaaattcattgtctagggaattaataactctctaatttacatgttttaggcaGCATTTTTcatccatattttgcattataaaTACCGTAACCTTAGAATTTATAGGTCCTTAACcttaggaatttgcatttaggccgcttagggtgctgcattattgcatttgtgcattttagATGATAACAGGTGCTTCGGAGCCCAAAAAGGGGAAGAATAAGGTAAGACCTGAACATTTACCCAATGAAGTGAtcgtgcaagaagaacagtctgaaccttATTCTGACCAAAGAGGATCCAAGCGCCGGAAGAACAACCCGGGCATCCACACGACTCGAACCTCGTCCATAGCTTCGAGCAGACCTTCGGGCAGAACTGAGctgctaggtcaaaagggtttccatatataaacccccttcCTTTTTCTCGCCCTAGAGAGCGGCAGACACTCATGGACCCAGAGAGCAAGAGCTCCTAAGAGAGAGAGTGAGcgatttaaaattttcaagttttgttaGGATTCAATTTTCACTTCTTTTAACTACTCTTTCATTTGCATATCTGTATTTTTATTACTTCGGTTTCCCTTTTTATTCAATGCGATTCTCATTCCTTtgtgttttcatattgtttgccatgagatctgagtagtgaatcaaagtttctagAAATGAGATAGGTGAGTATGTGCTCTTGATCAATAAGGATGCCTtagcttgattttttttatgaaaattcctttctagattagtAATCTTAATGCTAGTTTCAGaacgagaggttgagattagatctagggtgttttgccatcgagagatgttagTTGAAATGCTTAAACcaactaatgctagagatttactcactttgcctaagagattagatgtgtaaggagttcattgacaataatgaatcggaccTTAATGTCTGCTTAGTCATGTTTTTCCATCGAGAGTTTGGTAAgggagtgattaaggttgattgtttctaccaaGATAGTGGATTtgcaaggtttagagattcattgtctagggaatattttgcttgaggcatgtgaGACATCCCAAATTGATCAGGAGcacttatgagtcgattacccTATCCCTAGGAGCTTTCGTTTTTGATTGTTTAAGCTTTTATCCATAACTCGACTcattacccgaactggtactcgatcaccattCTCGTGTATACCCTCGAGCTGTTCGTCTTTGTGCTCTTGATTTTTCTGTTATCCGACTACctactcgatcctgtactcaaATGCTTGCATCGTGTGCTTAGATCGTGTGGCtcttgtttcatttcttttttatttactctAGGTTGATAGTCAAAAGAAACACCCatactattgcttggcttgacttccattgttctgatcatatcttatctgctaacatcacaaccatttggattgataaccctttgtactacaactgcataaggaattgataccctgggtgaaaatcttgttttcaatttggcgtcgttgccatttggttgaattttgtttgttacatttaagattttggcacttgctagatcaagttttttttatctcagAAGATTcggtactgacttgtttactttcttgtttggttgtttTGCCTTTCAAGAACAACCCGAGatcccacccgacccgtcactctaTCACCTGGATTGGGTCGACCTTCATGTACTCACTCGGAtaactgattgtgcatgcaaacacgatccaagggtagccaacacttgagtctTTTCATCGataacatcgacagaccaaggttactccgACAGCAACCGCAACCAAGAACAATTGAGGAGgtcatgaataatcagaatggtccacaaGCTCCTCAAgaaaggaccaacataggagctggagatgctccatctactcatactcaaaggcAAGGCACTGTGCCTCGTGCTGTTCAAAACAACagttttgagatcaagagttgtctcatccagatgatactgagtaacaagtttcatggactaccaatggaggacccattggatcatttagatgagtttgataggctctgtagcctcactaaAATCAATGGAGTTAacgaagatggattcaagctctggctttttccattttctttgggTGATAAAGCACACGTTTGGGAGAAATCCCTGCCCAAGAAGTCTATCACCACgtgggaagcatgcaagaaggcgttcctcgccaaattcttctccaactccagaactgcaaggTTGCGGaatgacatctccagctttgttcagaaaagaAACGAAACATTCAGTGAAGcctgggaacgtttcaagggatacaccaACTGATGCCTgcatcatggattcagcaatgctaCATTGCTTAGTACACTTTACCGCAACATCGTCCCTAAAATACGGATGTTGCTAGACACCGCCAGCAACGACAAttttctcaacaaggatgttgatgaaggttgggacctggTGGAGAACTTAGCCCAATCTGATGGGcactacaatgaggagtatgatcgcacCATACAATCATCCGGAGAGGAAGATTCAAAGTATAAGCGAGatatgaaagccctcaatgaaaAATTGGACAAACTCCTCAACCAGCAACAACATGTCCATTTACTCTCAGAGGAAGACCAGTTTCATCAGCAAGATGGGGAGAATACTTAGGtcgaggatgtgaactacaacAACAATCAAGGGGGTTACAATAAAGgttacaacaactacaaaccaaacccgaaCGTAACCCTAATGTTGCTAATCCTCAGGATCAAATCTACCCATCCGCAGTCCAAGGGAACCAAGGACAGCCAAAGCCTTTTGtacaatacaatcaaggctatgctcctaagcagcagtactccATCGGTTACCACCAACCAATGGAACCACCTGGATTTCCGCCTCAGCAGGGATCACACAACCAACCTCAAGAGgccaaattgaaacatgtcTTTTTCTGTGGGTTCTTAACTCATGAATGTATGAATGATGCTATCAGACAACAAACTCAAGCTAAGACCAAAGATATATGATCAGGTGGAATGCATgaggtttcaattactcttatgcagttgcagtataagagatgtcaatccataatgagtatgatgcaagcaatcaggatgtgaacacttatctaagtcaagccaaatatgatgaatgtttttaactaacaacctaatgataatgataaaatgcagaatgtaaagctactaagacaagatactaaatgcaaagtaaacagTGAAAACAAACCAGTAATGATTCTAAACAAGAACAAGTGCTACACTAATGCAGGACAAGTAATGAAACAGGATCAAACAGAAACGAAATGAATGCAACAAGAATGaaacaagaaatgaaacaaataaatgcaGAACTTAAAACAAGAACTGGAAAGTGAACTTGAGCAAGCGCTCGATcgtatgctcgatcgagtaccaGGTCGAGTGGGAGGCTACGAAGAATAGAACCAAACCTTGACAATCAAAAAGAGCAAGatgaaagcaaatcaaacagcaAGCGATTAACAGTatcaaaacagagaataaaCAGAGAAGGTCCTAGGGATGGGatcatgggctggacttgagTTATAATTACCTAAACTGaccaacaaatctcaatcaacaatgagctatctctagacaatgatcttctattacttgttaatccattctcatgacaataacaatcaaacttagatactcctagaactagttctcactagctaagacatataaaagcaggcattaagattcagatcattaatgtcaaaaatcaccttaaacATCCAATCTCTCAGGTtaagcatgataatctctagcattagctttatctaacaacttagacactggtatgatgctaagaagcttaagatctattcttaccctctcagatataagaacaacatagagcatatctaatctagaagagatatttaaacaatcaatcttGATCAGCCTAAGCAACTATAACTCTTATCCAGCATTATTCATCCCTAAGATCTAAACACACTACTCTgaatcactaaacatgatgaacaaaatcataaacccagaaattaatgaaacttgcatgataagaaagataagacaaagatctacaatattgaacaaagaagtaaactcagattctcaatacccagaaagttaCAGAACCAACAAAGTATGAAAATCTTAGagaaaaagcttaaaagtgGCTGAtgatgcaaaaacaaaaagctaatattcccaaaagggtaaaaactaggtttataAGATTTTTCTCTCTAAAGTGCTCTCCTTTGCGGCCATAGGATACAAGGGACTTATATAGGAGAGAGGGAAAGCCCTAAAAcggctaaaagacaaaataggaaggcggctcggtcagctcgaccaggtgctcggtcgagtgcatggtcgagtggcctCTTCTTTTGGTTCCTCCAAACAGTCGAGTCTCTCTCcacacacggtcgagtgtctggtcgagcgTGGTGGTCGAGTagacttccggaccttgattcttatGCTCTAGCTCCTTTGTCTTCCTCATTTGATAGCTCAAATCCTCCTCAGCATCCTTCCATGCTTCTTAGGATCCAGAATCACCTGCTTATGATgaaaactatgcaaatgcaatgcaattctactctaatgcataaacagtcctaaagctactcaataATGGCCAAACATGCTAGAAAATCATGCATAATGTGCAGATTAACTCCGgtaaaacaaggtgaaatatatgaacatcactgaCCTACGCAGCTTGATTCAGCAAATCATCCAAGGCCAAGCATCGACAGCGATGGACAATGCGAAACGGTCTGCTGAGATGACCACCAAAATCGACTCTAGGTACAATGACCTCAATGCTAAGTACGACTCTCTAAATAGTAAGTTAAGATACCTAGAAGGCCAACCCATCACACAACCGCCTCCAAAGCATGGCCAGCTACCCTGTAAATCTGTTCAGAACTCAAAGGATTATGCTACTGCCCAATCGATCTTTGTTGAAGATGTAGATGATTACCTCATTGAGGACAGTGACGATCAAGAcagggaggatatggatcacagTGGGATCTATGAGCACCAATACCTATCCAAGTATCAACCCGATCCTACATTCAATCAGACCGATCGAGTTGGTGATCGAGCACCAGCTAATTGATGCATTACTCGAGGCTGAACGCGATGCATTACCCAATGATAGTGATCGGATGAGCCATCGGGCAGACGTCCAGATGACATATCAAACTCAACTTCCTGCATTTGAGGAAAGGGAATTggaggaaagattcagagcagctcttgacatccaattagtGGCGTTTGCAGAGGGTATGTCTAACCGGAAAGCCCCCCCCCCCCTAAGTTTTTGCCACCACACGCTCTTAGAGAGGAAATCATCAACGAGACGGCTCAGTGGGAGATGGAAGTAAAGGGAGTTGTTAAAGAAATTGGGAATGCAATCCTGAGGAGTGGTGTGTGTTTAGATCCTGAACTGAGGATCAATGAGAAACTGGAGAACCCCAGGTTTTTCACTCTGCCGTGTTCAATAGGCCTTCGGATCTTCACCAATTGCTTAtgcgatttgggagcttcagttAGTATCATGCCActttcagttgccaacaagatgagtttcagcagttttaaaccaagtagccTATATTTGGTCCTAGCTGATAGGACAATTAGGCATCTGCATGGTGTCCTGGAAAACTTGCCTCTTAGGATCGGAAGAGTGGAGATTCCCACCGATTTCGTGATCCTTGACATTGATAAGGAACCAGAAGATCCACTAATCCtcggaagaccattcttggcgaCAGTAGGTGCGGTGATAGATGTGAAAAAGGGACAAATCAACATTGAGTATGAAGAGCACATCAAAATGAAATTTGACATCAATAATGGAATAAAAAAGCCACCAATAGAAAGTCAGATTTTCTCCATCCAAATGATACCAAGGATAATCAAGCATTGCCAAGAAGTTCAAACTGCCTTTGCTGTGGAACCAGGACAAGAACCGGAGAATCCGTTGAATAAGTCTGCTACAATGGAGAGGATTCTAAAACCTCTCCCTCCCAAAAACAATGCTTGAAGAGcatgaaaagtcaagcttagtgacttaaaacaagctcacttgggaggaagtcccaaatgTATCATTTCATTTTAAGATACTTTtgccatcttcttttttttggtttaatttggattttacaatagttttatgtttctttaagttttctaaaaaaaaaaaggaaaagaaaaagaagaaaatagaaattttgCGGAACCTGAGGCTGTACCCGAATACGTACCCAATGAGCTTGATCGTGTTCCCACTTGGGTGGCGAGTGAGGTCTGAATTCCCCAAAACCCTAACCCACTCTCGGTGAAACCCTAGCGGCTGCCTCTTCTATTTAAAGGGACCAAACCTCCTTTCCCCCAACATCACAAACCGATAAGTTCTCCCTCAACCCTAACAACTCTTTAGCTTCCATCTTTCTATTTTCTCTCCAAAAGTCGAGTGTTCTTAGATTTTCGGGAACTAACCCTAATGATCTCGAgtttagctttttcttcttttcaagcATTCACCCATGACTCCCAAGATAAGAACCTACAAAAAGAAAGGAACCAATTCTACCTCCGTCGCTGCCAGAACCGGAGAAAGAAGCGACCTTGCTTGTGATCCCCAGGGACGAGATGACGTTTTTCATACCCAACCAACGAGTGAACGTTTCCaatccccaacccgatgctcaagcCGATACGCCACCCGTGGAGATACTCGAGCACCCAATCGTGTGAACATCCATGTTCGCTCACCAATCTCGATGGCGAGTGCCGTCCACAAATCTCcacgacgtagggacctgtctatgTCGGAGAGAACAGTAACCGACCCAATAGAGGTCGACTCTAACGCCGAAGGAGGAAGATGGGAGGAAAGTCGAACCGTCCATTCAAAGAGCACAGCTGAGGTTACGAGGGGGAAGACACCGACTTCAGAAAAGGCCGAAAAGGTGGCTAAGAGAGcagcagaggaagaggaggagaacaCCGATGGTGAGAGCCCTGACAGCAAAGAGTAACAGCGAGAACGCACCTAGATGGCGTCGAGGAGGCTGAAGCAGAGAGAAGTAGAGACACCGACAAAGCTATTCAAGGTTCTGTgaaagatgagctttgttggaACCATCTATCCCCACCGCGAGACGATGAAACAGTTGGGGATCGCAAGAGATGTCGAGTTTCttttcgacatgtgccacctgggcaagCTTATGCGGATTAACCTagaagcttatgaggaggaaACTGTTCACTTTCTTGCCAAGCTATAGTTACACTACTTTGAAGACCACCCGAAGctgctacccgatggggggatcgggttcatcaccttctcaaTGCGCAACAAGGAATATCAGCTTACTTTTAAGGAGATGGAGGAattgtatggtttcaaggctggtcatgggaaaactatgaaagtAGACAAGGAGGAAAAGCATCCTTACAAGTCAACAAtctccaaatctgctcaaattaGGAGCCTTGTCCTATGGTATTTCCGCAAGTCCTTAGCCTGCACTCTATTTGCTATGAAAGAAACAGGGAATGTGAATGACCATGAGCTTCAGCTTCTCGACATAGCCTTGTGTGGAATCGTGGATAATGCTAGGGGCGATAGACAACTAGTATGGGATATAGCGAACACTAGCATGGTCTTTGTcttgctcgatcagttcctgtATTTGAAGTCTTGGGCCATGAAAACCGAGAGgcgagaaggatcttgaggaatCTCCATAGGAGGATTAGTTACGCCAATATTAGTGGCTTGCGATGTGCCTCTGAAGGGAGTGGTACACGAGCCGAGATGGTTGGATGTTGAATACCTCACattggtgagattcttggcttatgagaagccaaaTTAAAGgttgctcttcaagttcgtTCACCCAGCAGTTGGAGCTACTCAGATGATTTTGCCTAACGTCGCAACCACAAAAATTCGGCTAGGAGCCAACATAGACTTCATTCCTCCACTAGAGGCGCTGTATAATCCTGAGGGGGGATTTGAAGCTGAAGAGGGAGAGCCAAAAAGGCAAGGACAAGGAGAAGATTCAGAGGACTACGACTTTGAGGAATATGTTTGCTCCCAGAAACAGCCATTAGGAGTGAGAGAGGCACACAAGTGGATCGggtggttgaagaggatgaacaagttcctagcaAGGAAAGTGAAGGATCTTACCGGCACAATCAAGGTAATGGGAGGTCAGATTATGGAGCTacaagacaaggcaagttgtgcctcagctcccactcCAGCATACgtacccacatggatggggaggagcggaccACTAGCAGGGATTCGGGGTTTAGTGCCTACAGAACCTCATAGGGTATCGTCATACGTGCCACGAGCAGAGGAGGAAGGCACCAGACCTGATAGGTCACAGAGAAGCCACTATGATGCCTATCTGACACCTCACCTGGCGGGCTACACGATGCCCTATCTGATGCTTCCATCGAGCACCCATTCGGGTGACCACTCGAGTACCTTCCCTCAGCCTTACCAGATGTCGTACCCAATGCCTTATCCGGTACATCCTACAAGCAACTACACGGGTGACAATTCTGGGCCTTTCCCACCATACCCATCGTACTACCTGATGCCCTACCTGGTAAGCTACGCGAtgccttacccgatcaacccctcggatgctggtccgagcaggtCGTCCGTTCATATTACCAAGCTCTCCGATGAGCTAACCCTGGCACCTGCTGAAGTCGGCGACAACCCTGGGTTCACTCtggcgagcatggaggctgccacaacttccttcttcaccaacccatgaggtaccacattcatccaaacatttgtaaataacattgcatttattttcttttattttgtgattcttggttccttttctccaaattttatttacacagagactgtgtaatttaagtttgggggagggtcctagaatgtatttaacattgtgttttattttctcattttcttatttcaaatttttgcatattagttttattcatttgattctgcatctatttgcatagaaaaacccggaaaaaaagtgttcatgtagttgcatttacattaTAGGATTGAGTCTACATTGTTTCATATAGTATtgtttgcatttgcattgggGATTATGATGATTATAGCCTTGTAAACTTGTTGGTTAACTAGGATAAATTCAATGCCCTCGTTATTAGctgtttgatgcttgttgattgagttTGAAAGGTAGAACTGAACCACACCTTGAATACTTATACCTGCATTTGAAACTTAGTCGAAGCATGCtgtgatttgatgtcattttCTATCCTATTTGAACTTAATTTTGACTATTAATTGTCAAGGAGTGCATTGAAATCAAACTCATGAACACATTACACATACTTGGATTATATTTTTCGCTTTTTACCACCtttgttaatccaagtagctgacTCCCATTATTGGAACAGTTCACCCCACCATTAACCttacccttctttcaagccactGCCATTCTTTTAGTGATTAGGCTTTTTtcggattgagcttggtagaaagtgttaggtttgagcaGACAAGAATATGATCCTAAGTAGTTCTAGTTTCGCATTATCcgaactagataggactagcaGAGAACTTGTTTCAGGGATTTGGGAGATTTtggtataaaaagaaaaaaaatgaaaagaaaagggtaaaaggTCTTTGTGAATGAAGtgtaaccaaagaaaaaaaatctaatgaaggatttggatataaaaaaagagttggttctaaaataagaaaaaaaaaaaaaaaagaactatagtttgataaaaatacaaatccactagaagatttttaagaaaaaccaTTCCTaagactagaaaaaaaaaaaaaaaattagaaaatgtttaAGTTAAAGAGGTTATTTTTGGCTAATATGTAAAAcaccactttttatttttaaagaaaattaaaaaaatattccattAAATAGAGGAAATTTTGAGATGGTTAGAATTGTCTTAGGGAGTTTTGACATAAAAACTCGGtggaaagaaagtaaaatgatTTTACCAAACGTAAAAacactaagaaagaaaaaatgccatcttcctcttcctcgatcTGTTGCTTTcacaaagatttttttctttattatctAGCAGTTCTGATTAGGGTTTCAATCTCTCTGCTCTGCTCTGCTCGTTATCACCAACACCACCGTCGTCTCTTTGTATCTCCCGGCGGTTCCTCTCTTTACTTCCCTCCGGTAAAGCTTTGCTTACTCTTTCActatcttctctttctctatatctCTCCGCCCCTTTTCATTTCACTTGTTTCCCGAAGTTTTTAGCAAGTTTCTAAGTTCATTTCCTAGTAATCGAAGCTCGTTTGTGTTCAATTAAGTTGTTAATTTGAAGTAATTAGGGTTTGGCTGAATCCTAATTGATGAATCAAGTTACTCGATTTGATTCATTTGAAGTCTCAAGCTAATTTTGTtgagtttttacctttttctttagCTATTAGATGAGgagaatttggattgtttatttttttctggagATTGTGTAAATCCAGATATGTGGTTTTACAGTTGTTGCTAATACCATTGACTGAAACTGATGTTACTGTGTTTCTGTTGGCTGAGTTTGGAATAATTTGTGAGCAAATTCTATAAGAGACTCTATAGGATATTGTGTGAGTTGGTTGGAATGGAGTGCTAAGTGTGTATTGTAGATGATGTTCATGGCTGTAATTCCTGAAACAGACACCATTTATATATAGGAAacttttcttttacaattttgatatttatgttgCTATTTTTGGTCATGTGAgtctgggttttgttttttgaaaattggCTACTTTTTCTCTGCTGAATCATATACTTTGGAACTcaaatgttgaaatttttttgctttataatCAGTTTATGCATGTATTGGTTACTAATACTAGCAATGCTTTGGTGGTGAATGAAATGGTATTTTGACACTGTTTGGTGATTGGGCTATATGCAGGGTTTAAAGATGGATcagtcttttattttgattttctattaGCATGCTCAGTTATTGTTGAAGTTATATCGTGAAGACTTTATATATCTCAAATGGATGATGGTGGGCATCGTGAGAATGGTCGGCATAAAGCAGCTCAGGGCCAGGTATCATGACAATATTTTTTCCAGTCTCAAACATAAATCACTTTTTTTGCGGACTTTTCTCTGTTGCGTACATCTTATCAGTTTAACACTGTTTGTCATGCTGCTGAATACCTCAGCATTGAGATAGTTTTTGATGGAAATGTATTATTGTTCATGGTATGAAACAGTGGATGATGCAGCATCAGCCATCGATGAAACAAGTTATGTCAATAATAGCAGAACGAGATGCAGCGATTCAGGAGAGAAATCTGGCGATATCAGAGAAAAAAGCAGCAATAGCTGAAAGGGATATGGCGTTTCTTCAGCGAGACACGGCAATCGCTGAGCGCAACAATGCGATAATGGAGAGAGACAGTGCTCTTACAGCTCTCCAATACCGTGAGAACTCCATGGTTACCGCCGCTGCTGCCAATATGTCAGCATGTCCACCTGGATGTCAAATGTCACGTGGTGTAAAACACATGCACCATCCGcacatgcatcatcatcatcaacaacatcacatACCCCAGTTGACTGAAAATGCATATGAAACCAGAGAGATGGAGCCAAATGATGGTCTCCCGACATCACCACCTGCTGTTTCCGCCTTGGAATCTGCCAAACCAAAACGTGGTAAAAGAGTGAAAGACCCAAAGGCGACAACACAAACCGCTGCTAATAAGAGAGGCCCAAAAAATCAGAGGAAGGTTAAGAAAGAGAGCGAGGAC
It encodes the following:
- the LOC104725246 gene encoding protein BASIC PENTACYSTEINE6; the encoded protein is MDDGGHRENGRHKAAQGQWMMQHQPSMKQVMSIIAERDAAIQERNLAISEKKAAIAERDMAFLQRDTAIAERNNAIMERDSALTALQYRENSMVTAAAANMSACPPGCQMSRGVKHMHHPHMHHHHQQHHIPQLTENAYETREMEPNDGLPTSPPAVSALESAKPKRGKRVKDPKATTQTAANKRGPKNQRKVKKESEDDLTKIMFVKTTHDYTEEDSSKHILIGSKSDWKSQEMVGLNQVVYDETTMPPPVCSCTGVLRQCYKWGNGGWQSSCCTTTLSMYPLPALPNKRHARVGGRKMSGSAFNKLLSRLAAEGHHDLSNPVDLKDHWAKHGTNRYITIK